The Limosilactobacillus panis DNA segment GACGGCCAGGTTGGTGAAGAAGGCGATGTGGGGCGTCAGGATGACGTTGTCCATCTCGTGAAGCTCCTTGATCAACGGCACGTCGTCAAGGCCCTTCTCCCGGCGGTCAGTCATGACGACCTTTTGTTCCCCTTCGAAGGTGTCTAAGGCGGCGGCCGCGATTTCCTTCTTCTTCAGGGCGTCAACTAAGTCCGCCGTGACCACGACAGGACCCCGACTGGCGTTGACCAGGCCGGCAGTCGGCTTCATCAGTGCCAGGTCCTTACCAGTGATCAGGCCCGTGGAGGTTGGGTTGAGGTCCACGTGGAGGCTGATGACGTCACTTTGCTTGAGGAGGTCTTCCTTAGAAACGTAGTCGACGATGCCCTTCATCTCTTCTCTGGGCTTAACATCAAAGCCGAGGACGTGGGCGCCCAGGGCGTTGAGGAGCTTGGCCAGGGTACCACCAATCCGGCCCACCCCGATGATGCCGATGGTGGCGGTGTGGATTTCTAAGGCCTGCTCGTCACTGAACCAGCGGAAGTCGTTTTGGGCGACCTGGCTGTCGAAGCGGTAGGACTTACGGAGCAGGCGGAAGATTTGCATGAGGGCGTGTTCGGCAACGGACCGGGGCGAGTATGCCGGGACGTTGGTGACAATCAGGCCGTTTTCGTGGGCCTTTTGGATGTCGACCATGTCAAAGCCGGCGGTCCGGGTGGCGATCTGCTTCAACCCGTTGGCCTTCAGTTTGGGGTAGACCGCGGGATCAACCTTACTCCGTTGCTGGATAACCAGGCCATCCATCCCCGCTGTCATGTCAACCGCGTCGTCGATCAGCTTGGGGGTCGTGGTGATCTCAACATCGTGTTCCTTGGCAAAGGCCTTAATGGCGGCCTGTTCATCGTCTCTTACACTGGTCATTAAAATTTTAGTCATTATTTAGTCCTCCTTTAGAAAAGCAGCAATCCGGTCAACGGCCGTCTTCAGGTTGTCCATACTAGTAGCGTAACTGAGCCGCAGGAAGCCCTGGCCACCGGCCCCAAAGTAGGAGCCCGGAATAACGGCGACCTTTCCTTCTTCAGCTAACTTGGTAGCGAAGGCGACATCGTCAGTGCCAAACGCTGCCGGGATCTTGGCGAAGACGTAGAAGGCACCCCGGGGAGTGGCCAGTTCAAAGCCCAGCTTCTGGAGGGCGCCAACCAGGAAGTCACGCCGCTCTTGGTATGCCTTCTTCATGGTCAGGGTCGCCTGGTGGCCAGCTTCCGTGCCGAATGCAGCGGTGGCAGCGGCCATGGCAGAATCGGTGGCGGAGGTGATCATCATCCCGCTCAGGGCACTAACGGGGCCCATCAGTTGCTTTGGTCCGGCGATGAAGCCGATCCGGTAACCGGTCATGGCGTGGGACTTGGATGCCCCGTTGAGGAGCAAGGTCTGCTCGGGGATGAATTTAGCAATTGAGGTGTGCCCACCGTCGTAGACTAGCTCGGAGTAAATTTCATCGGCGATAACGACCAGGTCGGTGTCCTTAACGGCGCCGGCCAGTTCCTCAATTTGGGCGGCCGTGTAAGTGACGCCGGTCGGGTTAGATGGGTAGTTTAAGATTAAAGCCTTGGCAGCTGGGTGGTCGGCAATGGCGGCTTTGAGCTTGTCAGGCGTCAGGACAAAGTCGTCGGCACTGGTGTCGATTTCCACGACCTGGCCGCCGAGCATGGTGGTGATGGCCATGTAGAGGGGGAAGGTTGGGGTGGCAATCAGGACTTCATCACCTGGGTTAATCAAAGTTGCCAAAGCGGCGTAGATCCCCTGGGTGGCCCCGATGGTTAC contains these protein-coding regions:
- a CDS encoding aminotransferase class I/II-fold pyridoxal phosphate-dependent enzyme, translating into MPATKPSLMNRLNNNFARLKPVGIREFDAKASQVPGIIKLTLGEPDFNVPDAMKEAAIKSINDNDSHYAPGVGTIALRKAIAHFLNDRYQLDYDPNGEIAVTIGATQGIYAALATLINPGDEVLIATPTFPLYMAITTMLGGQVVEIDTSADDFVLTPDKLKAAIADHPAAKALILNYPSNPTGVTYTAAQIEELAGAVKDTDLVVIADEIYSELVYDGGHTSIAKFIPEQTLLLNGASKSHAMTGYRIGFIAGPKQLMGPVSALSGMMITSATDSAMAAATAAFGTEAGHQATLTMKKAYQERRDFLVGALQKLGFELATPRGAFYVFAKIPAAFGTDDVAFATKLAEEGKVAVIPGSYFGAGGQGFLRLSYATSMDNLKTAVDRIAAFLKED
- a CDS encoding D-2-hydroxyacid dehydrogenase; this translates as MTKILMTSVRDDEQAAIKAFAKEHDVEITTTPKLIDDAVDMTAGMDGLVIQQRSKVDPAVYPKLKANGLKQIATRTAGFDMVDIQKAHENGLIVTNVPAYSPRSVAEHALMQIFRLLRKSYRFDSQVAQNDFRWFSDEQALEIHTATIGIIGVGRIGGTLAKLLNALGAHVLGFDVKPREEMKGIVDYVSKEDLLKQSDVISLHVDLNPTSTGLITGKDLALMKPTAGLVNASRGPVVVTADLVDALKKKEIAAAALDTFEGEQKVVMTDRREKGLDDVPLIKELHEMDNVILTPHIAFFTNLAVKNMVDFSLEDVLTVLAGKKSPHEVQPEK